From a region of the Bdellovibrio bacteriovorus genome:
- a CDS encoding glyoxalase superfamily protein — protein MKVKRIVANIETKKISAARRFYEKALGLEVLMDHGWLKTYGSNSKMTVQISFASQGGSNTPVPDLSIEVDDVDEAYRRIKKARFKIVYPLTEEPWNVRRFFVLDPFGRTVNILEHL, from the coding sequence ATGAAGGTCAAACGCATCGTCGCAAATATCGAGACAAAAAAGATTTCCGCCGCGCGCCGGTTTTATGAAAAGGCTTTAGGATTAGAGGTCCTTATGGATCACGGCTGGCTAAAAACATACGGTTCTAATTCTAAAATGACAGTTCAAATAAGCTTTGCCTCTCAGGGTGGTTCAAACACCCCGGTGCCTGATCTGTCGATCGAGGTGGATGATGTTGATGAGGCTTACCGCCGCATAAAAAAAGCCCGGTTTAAGATTGTCTATCCCTTGACGGAAGAACCTTGGAATGTGCGCCGGTTCTTTGTTCTAGATCCATTTGGACGGACTGTGAATATTTTAGAGCATTTGTAA
- a CDS encoding M28 family peptidase, translating to MKKVKVLLTSACIFSAISCQYKEAKPTQSKSETVAATSGSFINEPNQLMAESRQMTFVGPKSGEGYFSPDGKKMIFQSEREPGNPFYQMYVMDLISGETVRVSPGQGKTTCGWIHPSMKKVLYSSTHLDPATKKKTEEEIDNRKKAVKARYSWSFDDSYDIFDSSLQGGSIHRLTKEKGYDAEASYSPDGQWIAFASNRAGYTEKLEGEDKKLFEQDPSYMMDIYIMKSDGSQVKRLTDSKGYDGGPFFSADGKKITWRRFAPNGSTAEIYTMNVDGSDQKQITRLKSMSWAPFFHPSGDYIIFGSSVLGYSNFELFIVDAEGKQAPVRVTFDDGFDGLPVFTPDGNNLSWTHRNEKGESQILIAKWDDVLARKLLGLPAQDPAAGSLSPEVKVEDIKKWVYYLASPEFQGRGTGSVQEKVYTEKLAQLFKSWGLQGAGPKGSYFDTFEFTSGVQLGSQNLLEVVGSYKKKYEVSKDFEPISFSKIGDFREAPIVFVGYGIKAPASDKEPEYNSYKGLDVKGKWVLALTDLPADITSQRRHYLNLYSRLHHKVTVAKNEGALGIIIANGPVSGLPEKFGKIKFEGSLSEGTLAVLRMSEAAATDLLKYAGQDLGALQKRLDKGEIVDAVVIPSAYIKAKVDLQFQKSTGVNVVAKLPAPGAKSSVMIGAHGDHLGHGQFGSTLARGDEIGKSHYGADDNASGVSGVMELAHYYAHLAKVSPNKIKKNLYFGVWSGEELGNLGSSHFTKNIAKHNIAAYLNMDMVGRLKDRLFVQGLGSGDHWVPLAEEVGIRSAVPMVVQEDPYLPTDSLAFYMAGVPTANFFTGSHSEYHTPRDTADLVNYEGVVKVLKVVQGFSDVLADSSLPMVKYVKVAGSQNKLEGRSFRVYLGTIPDYSQEGVKGVRITGASKDSPAEAAGVKEKDIIVEFDNTKIENLYDYVYTLQAVKPNKETIMKVLRDGKVIDLKITPRLKE from the coding sequence ATGAAAAAAGTGAAAGTTCTTCTTACAAGTGCCTGCATTTTCTCTGCTATTTCCTGCCAGTACAAGGAAGCAAAACCCACCCAGTCCAAGTCTGAGACTGTGGCAGCCACAAGTGGTTCTTTTATCAATGAACCCAATCAATTGATGGCTGAATCGCGCCAAATGACCTTTGTTGGACCTAAGTCAGGAGAAGGCTATTTCAGTCCGGATGGAAAGAAGATGATCTTTCAAAGTGAAAGAGAGCCAGGAAATCCCTTCTATCAAATGTATGTGATGGATTTAATCAGTGGCGAAACGGTGCGAGTTTCTCCGGGGCAAGGTAAAACGACTTGCGGGTGGATTCATCCTTCGATGAAGAAGGTGCTTTATTCTTCCACGCATTTAGACCCCGCAACAAAAAAGAAGACCGAAGAGGAGATCGACAATCGTAAAAAAGCTGTCAAAGCCCGTTACTCATGGAGCTTTGATGATAGCTACGACATCTTTGATTCAAGTCTTCAAGGAGGCAGCATTCATCGCCTGACGAAAGAAAAAGGCTATGATGCAGAGGCCTCTTACTCTCCAGATGGTCAGTGGATTGCATTTGCTTCAAATCGCGCTGGTTACACAGAAAAACTAGAAGGCGAAGACAAAAAGCTTTTTGAGCAAGACCCTTCTTATATGATGGACATCTACATCATGAAATCCGACGGCTCTCAAGTGAAGCGTCTGACAGACTCAAAAGGTTATGATGGCGGTCCGTTCTTTAGCGCTGATGGTAAAAAGATCACTTGGCGTCGTTTTGCTCCGAATGGATCAACGGCAGAAATCTATACGATGAATGTGGATGGTTCTGACCAAAAACAAATCACGCGTTTAAAGTCCATGTCGTGGGCGCCGTTCTTTCATCCTTCGGGAGATTACATAATATTTGGTTCGAGTGTTCTAGGTTACTCTAACTTTGAACTTTTCATCGTGGATGCTGAAGGCAAACAGGCTCCAGTTCGTGTCACTTTTGATGATGGTTTTGATGGTCTTCCTGTTTTCACTCCCGATGGCAACAACCTTTCCTGGACCCATAGAAACGAAAAAGGGGAGTCGCAAATCCTGATTGCCAAGTGGGACGATGTCTTAGCAAGAAAACTTCTAGGGCTTCCTGCGCAAGATCCTGCGGCGGGTTCTCTTTCTCCTGAAGTGAAGGTCGAGGACATCAAGAAGTGGGTTTACTATTTGGCCTCGCCTGAATTTCAAGGGCGCGGAACAGGGTCTGTTCAAGAAAAGGTTTACACAGAAAAGTTAGCGCAACTCTTTAAGTCTTGGGGTTTGCAAGGTGCCGGACCTAAGGGCTCATACTTTGATACCTTCGAATTCACTTCAGGTGTTCAATTAGGATCTCAGAACTTACTTGAAGTTGTGGGTTCTTATAAAAAGAAATACGAAGTTTCTAAAGACTTCGAGCCGATTTCGTTCTCTAAAATTGGCGACTTCCGCGAAGCCCCGATCGTTTTTGTCGGGTACGGAATTAAAGCTCCAGCCAGTGATAAAGAGCCTGAATACAATTCTTATAAGGGTCTCGACGTTAAAGGTAAGTGGGTTTTGGCATTGACGGATCTGCCAGCGGATATCACATCCCAAAGACGTCACTATCTAAATCTGTATTCTCGTCTGCATCATAAGGTGACGGTAGCAAAGAACGAAGGAGCATTAGGTATCATTATTGCGAATGGTCCAGTCAGCGGCTTGCCTGAAAAGTTTGGCAAGATCAAATTTGAAGGTTCTTTGTCAGAGGGGACGCTTGCAGTATTAAGAATGTCTGAGGCCGCAGCTACAGATCTATTGAAGTATGCAGGTCAAGACCTGGGAGCTTTGCAAAAACGCTTAGATAAGGGCGAGATTGTCGACGCTGTCGTTATTCCATCGGCTTACATCAAAGCCAAAGTCGATTTGCAATTCCAAAAATCAACGGGCGTTAATGTTGTCGCGAAACTTCCAGCTCCGGGCGCAAAGAGTTCTGTCATGATTGGGGCTCACGGTGATCATCTGGGTCATGGACAATTCGGTAGCACACTCGCTCGTGGTGATGAAATCGGTAAATCACATTACGGCGCTGACGATAATGCTTCGGGTGTTTCTGGCGTGATGGAGCTAGCTCATTACTATGCCCATCTAGCCAAGGTTTCTCCGAATAAGATTAAGAAGAATCTTTACTTCGGGGTGTGGTCCGGGGAGGAACTGGGAAATCTGGGTTCTTCTCACTTCACTAAAAATATTGCGAAACATAACATCGCCGCTTATCTAAACATGGATATGGTCGGTCGTTTGAAAGACCGCCTGTTTGTGCAAGGCTTGGGTTCCGGAGATCACTGGGTTCCGTTAGCCGAGGAAGTTGGAATCCGCTCGGCAGTTCCAATGGTGGTGCAAGAAGATCCTTATCTTCCCACGGATTCTTTGGCGTTCTATATGGCTGGAGTGCCCACGGCCAACTTTTTCACGGGTTCGCACAGTGAGTATCACACTCCTCGCGATACGGCCGATCTTGTGAATTACGAAGGTGTCGTTAAAGTCCTTAAAGTCGTTCAAGGCTTTAGTGATGTCCTGGCGGACTCATCTTTACCAATGGTGAAATATGTCAAAGTTGCGGGTTCTCAAAATAAACTAGAGGGTCGCAGCTTCCGCGTATATCTAGGAACGATTCCTGATTACTCACAAGAAGGCGTGAAGGGTGTTCGTATCACGGGTGCTTCTAAAGACAGTCCTGCAGAAGCTGCGGGGGTGAAAGAAAAAGACATCATCGTGGAGTTTGATAACACCAAGATCGAAAATCTTTATGACTATGTTTACACTTTACAGGCCGTGAAACCGAATAAAGAAACCATCATGAAAGTTCTGCGTGATGGAAAAGTGATCGATCTCAAGATCACACCAAGATTAAAAGAATAA
- a CDS encoding PilZ domain-containing protein encodes MTEAELKRPTGIYLLAVLFMLAPLGNLAISFAGSGVPHWYLPSTLIEFLKAVSLLDWSWLGFLFLSGILLFKAHKTSWTIAILSLVFVLGLNIYRFSTHALEGDGLFVQTQLVLSSFVTVGVLLLAFYFRFPYLDRRAQWLFPTAHRYDFVTPVDVVAQDIFEGVTESISVSGARIRLKRDLEGSSRDLRFVDVIFPAIRNLKVKCKVVEYHENVLRLKFKDLSRGDRGYLHDWFRSQIETNQKSEG; translated from the coding sequence ATGACAGAAGCGGAACTTAAAAGGCCAACCGGGATTTATTTGCTGGCGGTTCTTTTTATGCTCGCTCCTTTGGGGAATCTCGCGATCAGCTTTGCAGGTAGTGGCGTTCCTCATTGGTATTTACCTTCCACATTGATTGAATTTTTAAAAGCGGTCTCCCTTCTTGATTGGTCTTGGTTGGGATTTCTTTTCCTCTCTGGGATTCTTCTTTTTAAAGCCCATAAAACCTCTTGGACCATCGCCATTCTTTCCTTGGTGTTCGTCTTAGGATTGAACATCTATCGCTTTAGCACTCATGCCTTAGAGGGTGATGGTCTGTTCGTGCAAACCCAACTGGTTCTTTCAAGCTTCGTCACAGTCGGAGTTCTTCTTTTAGCGTTTTATTTCCGCTTCCCTTATCTGGATCGTCGTGCGCAATGGCTTTTCCCGACAGCGCATCGCTATGATTTCGTCACGCCGGTGGACGTGGTTGCTCAAGATATCTTTGAGGGCGTCACCGAATCCATTTCTGTTTCGGGAGCCCGCATTCGCCTCAAAAGAGATCTTGAGGGGAGTTCGCGGGATTTGCGTTTTGTGGACGTGATTTTCCCTGCCATTCGCAATTTGAAGGTGAAGTGTAAAGTCGTGGAATATCACGAAAACGTGCTTCGTTTGAAATTTAAAGACTTAAGCCGGGGAGATCGAGGGTATCTGCATGACTGGTTTCGGTCTCAGATTGAGACGAATCAGAAATCCGAAGGTTAA
- a CDS encoding MBL fold metallo-hydrolase — protein MEIGFLGGASTVTGSKFLVHNDGTRILVDCGMFQGLKELRELNWSDFPIDPKNIDAVVLTHAHLDHCGALPLLVRKGFKGEIHCTEATLELTKIILLDSAKIQEEDAEYANKKGFSKHHPALALYTIDDVTKTLPLFRTHKVHEEFQIGSLSIELFNSGHILGASSVLVSNGEKKVYFSGDLGRNNDPLMWPPEPPQEADYIVMESTYGNRDHSEIPSKEVLKQCILEIAKSKGVLLIPSFAVGRAQNLMYEITELKRAGEVPSQIPVYLNTPMGQEISNFYELYPFFHRLGPGQFAEIMSEIHTVKTAEDSKVLNERSGPMIIIAASGMLTGGRVLHHLKAFAPNPRNILLLAGFQSAGTRGRRILDGEKEIKLHGMYVDIACKVVPSDSFSAHADRSDLMNWLKQAPKTPQKVFLVHGERSASEELEKRIKTSLNWNVEIPEMNQIIRL, from the coding sequence ATGGAAATCGGCTTTCTTGGTGGTGCGAGCACCGTTACCGGCTCTAAATTTTTAGTTCATAACGATGGAACCCGCATTCTTGTCGACTGCGGAATGTTTCAAGGCCTTAAAGAGCTTCGCGAATTGAACTGGTCTGATTTTCCTATTGATCCGAAAAATATCGATGCCGTTGTTTTAACTCATGCCCATTTAGATCATTGCGGCGCTTTACCTTTGTTAGTACGTAAGGGATTTAAAGGGGAGATTCATTGCACAGAAGCGACTTTAGAATTAACCAAGATCATTTTACTGGACTCAGCCAAAATCCAGGAAGAAGACGCTGAGTACGCCAATAAAAAAGGCTTTTCAAAACATCATCCAGCACTTGCTTTATACACGATTGACGATGTCACTAAAACTTTACCTTTATTTAGAACGCACAAAGTCCATGAAGAATTTCAAATTGGATCTTTATCCATTGAGTTGTTCAATTCAGGACACATCCTGGGTGCGTCTTCGGTGTTAGTTTCTAATGGCGAAAAGAAGGTTTATTTTTCAGGAGATCTAGGTCGCAATAACGATCCTTTAATGTGGCCACCAGAACCTCCGCAAGAGGCCGATTATATCGTGATGGAATCCACCTATGGAAATCGTGATCATTCGGAAATTCCCTCTAAAGAAGTCTTAAAACAATGCATTCTAGAGATAGCGAAATCAAAAGGAGTTCTTCTTATTCCGAGCTTTGCCGTCGGTCGTGCGCAGAACTTGATGTACGAAATTACCGAGTTAAAAAGGGCAGGGGAAGTCCCCTCGCAAATCCCCGTTTATCTAAATACTCCGATGGGACAAGAGATCTCTAATTTCTATGAGCTCTACCCGTTTTTTCACCGTCTAGGTCCAGGTCAATTTGCAGAAATTATGTCTGAAATTCACACCGTTAAAACCGCCGAAGATTCGAAGGTTTTAAATGAACGTTCCGGACCCATGATTATTATCGCTGCCAGCGGAATGTTAACTGGCGGCCGAGTTTTACATCATTTAAAAGCCTTCGCACCAAACCCACGAAATATCCTGTTATTGGCAGGCTTTCAAAGCGCTGGAACTCGCGGCCGTAGAATTTTAGATGGAGAAAAAGAAATCAAATTGCATGGAATGTATGTAGATATCGCATGCAAAGTGGTACCTTCAGATTCATTTTCAGCACATGCAGATCGCAGTGATCTAATGAACTGGTTAAAACAAGCTCCTAAAACCCCGCAGAAAGTGTTTTTAGTGCATGGGGAAAGGTCAGCGTCGGAAGAACTCGAAAAACGCATTAAAACGTCTTTAAATTGGAATGTCGAAATTCCAGAAATGAACCAAATAATCAGGCTTTAA
- a CDS encoding class I SAM-dependent RNA methyltransferase, giving the protein MANLLEKENFDHQAVVPCSYQADCSGCQSLGVPYGAQIAFKKEQLKQLFSASNILSPSPVQALSAGPGFLRDRLDFSLEDGRLGLYHKGKREIVDLATCSQLSPQLSAWLTEFRELQWPFKKGSIRLRVGPQGQKGAWLDFANVDIKALLDEKNLLRRLQEKAFVEIGQRRKVPFWNGQEYKLRDPELHVWFQTWMKDRPVDLYCQVASFTQPSLRANKVICDVINTWIASFPRSRIIEFGSGIGNLTLPTLAAAESVLACEIDELSLNGLRMTLDHLPSDLQHLKSKIEIHRGDFQKKLTEDFSQFDGVLANPPRSGLMNFLNPLGELSLEKRPPFFIYMSCFPESMVTDLERLQEYGYELRETFIVDQFPQTNHYEVLGLLQRKQS; this is encoded by the coding sequence ATGGCAAACCTGTTAGAAAAAGAAAACTTTGACCACCAAGCCGTGGTGCCTTGCTCATACCAAGCCGATTGCTCAGGATGTCAATCCTTGGGCGTACCTTATGGGGCCCAAATAGCCTTTAAAAAAGAACAACTAAAGCAACTATTTAGCGCCTCAAACATTCTTTCACCCTCGCCCGTCCAAGCTCTTTCTGCCGGGCCGGGGTTCTTACGTGACCGCCTTGATTTCAGCCTCGAAGACGGTCGATTAGGCCTTTACCATAAAGGCAAAAGAGAGATCGTAGACTTGGCCACGTGCTCTCAACTTTCACCACAGCTTTCGGCCTGGTTGACTGAATTCCGTGAGCTGCAATGGCCCTTTAAAAAAGGCTCCATTCGTCTGCGTGTCGGCCCCCAAGGACAAAAGGGGGCGTGGCTTGATTTTGCCAATGTCGATATTAAAGCTCTATTAGACGAAAAAAATCTTTTACGTCGCCTTCAAGAAAAAGCCTTCGTCGAAATCGGCCAAAGACGCAAAGTTCCTTTTTGGAATGGACAAGAATACAAACTGCGAGACCCTGAACTTCACGTTTGGTTTCAAACCTGGATGAAGGATCGACCGGTGGATTTGTACTGCCAAGTCGCAAGCTTCACTCAACCCAGTCTTCGCGCTAATAAAGTTATCTGTGACGTGATCAATACCTGGATCGCTTCGTTTCCCCGCAGCCGCATTATCGAGTTTGGCTCGGGGATCGGCAATTTAACTTTGCCTACTTTAGCTGCGGCTGAAAGTGTTTTAGCCTGCGAAATCGATGAGCTTTCCTTAAATGGCTTGCGAATGACTTTAGATCATTTACCTTCGGATCTTCAGCATCTTAAATCGAAGATTGAAATCCACCGGGGAGATTTTCAGAAAAAACTCACCGAAGATTTTTCTCAGTTCGATGGCGTTTTAGCAAACCCACCGCGATCGGGATTGATGAATTTTCTAAACCCCTTGGGTGAACTTTCTTTAGAAAAGCGTCCGCCGTTTTTTATTTACATGTCTTGTTTTCCGGAATCCATGGTGACGGATTTAGAACGTCTTCAGGAATACGGCTATGAGTTGCGGGAAACTTTCATCGTCGATCAGTTCCCGCAGACAAATCATTATGAAGTTTTAGGATTACTTCAAAGAAAACAGTCTTAA
- a CDS encoding alpha/beta fold hydrolase, producing the protein MKSVSVFLLLLYVSVTSWAQSEEEIQNEIEIESFNYQCGTDSARGIEFKYCYRKSSATNNDDIVYFFHGLYGSEKSWHRQFWGTWFIQKWWYFRGYQPRVVSISFGPKWLLVNNKKYPLLPLFTQEIMPMMEKRMGGLRRGKRHVIGQSMGGFNATQIALRNPGMFSRVALLCPAITHIGPYDSEKDIHKYVARTGAKLRLVKKMLNISRSIFLNKQDWDLHNPFNLLKKYNSSKRAKFYLSTGMIDGYGFQEGSKDFYDMAHGKSFLSRWVPVPGGHCNFNRKNTAYFIMGD; encoded by the coding sequence ATGAAAAGCGTATCCGTATTCTTGCTCCTTCTGTACGTTTCAGTAACTTCGTGGGCACAATCTGAAGAAGAAATCCAAAACGAAATAGAAATCGAAAGTTTCAACTATCAGTGTGGAACTGATTCTGCGCGCGGTATTGAATTTAAATACTGTTATCGGAAATCCTCGGCCACGAACAACGACGACATTGTCTATTTCTTTCACGGTCTTTATGGATCTGAAAAAAGTTGGCATCGTCAATTTTGGGGAACCTGGTTTATCCAAAAATGGTGGTACTTCCGCGGATATCAACCGCGAGTCGTGTCGATCTCTTTTGGTCCGAAGTGGCTTTTAGTAAATAATAAAAAATATCCGCTGCTTCCACTCTTCACGCAAGAAATCATGCCGATGATGGAAAAGCGTATGGGAGGATTAAGACGCGGGAAACGTCACGTGATCGGTCAGTCTATGGGCGGCTTTAATGCGACCCAAATCGCGTTACGGAATCCCGGAATGTTTTCGCGGGTGGCTTTACTGTGTCCCGCGATCACTCACATAGGGCCTTATGATTCAGAAAAAGACATCCACAAATATGTCGCTCGCACGGGCGCGAAACTTCGACTTGTTAAAAAGATGTTGAATATTTCGCGGTCTATTTTTCTTAACAAACAGGACTGGGATCTTCACAATCCCTTTAATTTGTTAAAAAAATACAACTCTTCTAAACGGGCAAAATTCTATCTGTCTACCGGCATGATCGACGGATATGGCTTCCAAGAAGGATCGAAAGATTTTTATGATATGGCTCACGGGAAGTCCTTCTTATCCAGATGGGTCCCGGTTCCGGGTGGTCACTGCAATTTTAATAGAAAAAACACGGCTTACTTCATCATGGGAGATTAA
- a CDS encoding KH domain-containing protein, which yields MTEMESYKFDESNNPKGLTLEAQEAYREEIRSLVEHITRLLVDQPETVTVTTYVGPKTTVYRVNCAKENLGQVIGSQGKTIMGLRAVVHAMTARTGIRSIVEIPV from the coding sequence ATGACTGAGATGGAATCCTATAAATTTGATGAATCCAATAATCCTAAAGGTCTGACTTTGGAAGCCCAGGAGGCTTATCGTGAAGAGATTCGCTCTTTGGTAGAGCATATCACTCGCTTATTGGTGGATCAGCCCGAGACCGTGACGGTGACGACTTATGTGGGACCGAAGACGACGGTGTATCGTGTGAACTGTGCGAAAGAAAACCTCGGTCAGGTGATTGGAAGTCAGGGTAAGACCATCATGGGTCTTCGTGCGGTCGTGCATGCAATGACAGCGCGAACGGGGATTCGTTCTATTGTTGAAATACCTGTATAA
- a CDS encoding DUF222 domain-containing protein — protein MEKLKKWVFKRRGIYVLPDRKGNSMNFKNSSSAEITLQFEKLVRSERKITHLILHYINEIESRKLYAELGFDSMFSYLTKGLGYSESAAYRRIQSARVLKNIPSVADKLESGALNLSQLTQLQKCIKTEITTGNIVPAEKTQKILESIEFKNGFETSKVLAVEFNQPPQPYEIVKPQSNKTVRLELTVDENDFNELKRARDLLSHVCPEGTWSDVIITLAKKFNKTKISKSAESITIQPR, from the coding sequence TTGGAAAAACTGAAAAAATGGGTTTTCAAAAGACGTGGTATTTATGTCCTACCAGACAGGAAAGGGAACTCCATGAACTTTAAAAACTCTTCGAGCGCAGAAATTACTTTACAGTTTGAAAAACTAGTCCGTTCAGAAAGAAAAATAACTCATCTAATCCTTCACTATATTAACGAAATCGAATCTCGAAAGCTTTATGCCGAGCTAGGCTTTGATAGTATGTTTTCCTATCTTACGAAGGGATTAGGATATTCCGAATCAGCCGCCTACCGACGAATACAATCAGCTCGTGTTCTAAAGAACATTCCGTCAGTAGCTGATAAACTTGAATCAGGCGCTCTGAATCTTTCACAACTGACTCAACTTCAAAAGTGCATTAAGACCGAAATTACCACTGGTAATATCGTACCCGCAGAAAAGACTCAAAAAATTCTGGAATCCATCGAATTCAAAAACGGCTTTGAAACCAGTAAAGTTTTGGCCGTAGAATTTAATCAACCGCCTCAACCATATGAGATAGTGAAACCTCAATCCAATAAAACTGTTCGTCTGGAACTTACCGTCGATGAAAATGATTTTAATGAATTAAAGAGAGCTCGAGACCTTTTATCCCATGTTTGTCCTGAAGGAACTTGGAGCGATGTCATCATTACGTTAGCCAAAAAATTTAATAAGACTAAGATCAGCAAGAGTGCTGAAAGCATAACGATTCAGCCGCGGTAA
- a CDS encoding GNAT family N-acetyltransferase — protein MLGPEFEVYNHRNNSYYAFRPLSFDKDIDLYCKWMQQPYVAQWWGRGQTREDLTRKLITELEDSHQHLYIGLIDGVPASYWERYWISEDVLGNHIQHETFDQGLHFLIGEPEFLGRSHTSSATAAFMKLIFSDSRTQNIIGEPDIRNKAVLTYAEATCFVQRETIQLPERTSAIMVCERERFFSKYSRDPRQLYRASSVTQESVLQASL, from the coding sequence ATGTTGGGTCCTGAGTTCGAAGTCTACAATCATCGAAATAACAGCTACTACGCGTTTCGTCCTCTCTCTTTTGATAAAGATATCGATCTCTATTGTAAATGGATGCAACAACCTTATGTTGCTCAATGGTGGGGACGTGGACAGACGCGCGAAGATCTGACGCGAAAGCTGATTACTGAGCTTGAAGACAGTCATCAGCATCTTTATATCGGCCTTATTGATGGGGTTCCCGCTAGTTATTGGGAGCGATACTGGATTTCAGAAGACGTTCTTGGAAATCATATTCAACATGAAACCTTTGACCAGGGTCTGCATTTTCTGATCGGTGAACCTGAGTTTTTGGGGAGAAGTCATACATCATCGGCGACAGCCGCTTTTATGAAGCTCATCTTTAGTGATTCGCGAACACAAAATATTATTGGCGAACCGGACATTCGCAATAAGGCTGTGCTGACTTACGCCGAAGCGACTTGTTTTGTGCAAAGAGAAACCATCCAGCTCCCCGAACGAACTTCAGCCATTATGGTTTGTGAGCGAGAAAGATTTTTTAGCAAATACTCTCGAGATCCACGCCAGCTTTATCGAGCTTCGTCTGTCACTCAAGAGTCAGTTCTGCAAGCATCTTTATAA
- a CDS encoding RDD family protein, which yields MFIDKNHDKTHPQRAPLKREAPVPLIGPGIRRRRAPGTPPTSKVNEIFKDRKALNFDQNTGFHGGASRRKGYRLALWSWLASFIDALILISASCAFIASFSLIMRTSVGALLGTLTHSQHQLLFFAEVFFIFGWIYMISIRTLMGSTIGEWACDLRLGQPHERMQSGYIFRVALRSTLILLTGVVTLPVLSLLSGKDLAGVLSGLRLFSLK from the coding sequence ATGTTTATTGATAAAAATCACGATAAGACACATCCACAGCGGGCTCCTCTGAAAAGAGAAGCCCCTGTGCCGTTAATAGGGCCTGGAATTCGCCGTCGTCGCGCTCCCGGGACGCCTCCCACTTCGAAAGTGAATGAGATCTTTAAAGATCGCAAGGCTCTTAATTTTGATCAAAACACAGGATTTCATGGGGGAGCTTCGCGCCGTAAAGGCTATCGTTTGGCCCTGTGGTCGTGGCTGGCTTCGTTCATTGATGCTTTGATTTTGATTTCAGCAAGCTGTGCTTTTATTGCGTCGTTCTCGCTCATTATGCGCACTTCGGTGGGGGCTCTTTTAGGAACTCTCACTCACAGTCAGCATCAGCTTTTATTCTTTGCTGAAGTGTTTTTTATTTTCGGTTGGATTTATATGATTTCCATCCGTACTCTGATGGGATCGACAATAGGTGAATGGGCTTGTGATTTAAGATTAGGTCAGCCTCACGAGCGCATGCAGTCGGGTTATATTTTCCGAGTCGCTTTGCGCAGCACTTTGATTTTACTCACAGGTGTGGTGACTTTGCCGGTGCTTTCTTTGCTTTCAGGAAAAGATCTTGCCGGAGTGCTTTCTGGCTTAAGACTGTTTTCTTTGAAGTAA
- a CDS encoding L,D-transpeptidase family protein, with amino-acid sequence MKHFIIALSVFGVAQGAFAGKYNCKNIDSIVEDSSLVDLTGESLEALQSRKIHGNKIIVSKEGKRLFLFNGDNLLRVYNVALGRSPYGHKTQEGDNKTPEGVYQIDFKKKDSEYHKALHVNYPSKADIERTKKISLKKGVELSPGGDIMIHGLPNDDTSRFFVDKAHPVINWTRGCIAVTNEEIEELYQLVPVKTELEICPANERGAPNSALRIAEDIGKEEQDLKSIAIPGKAQ; translated from the coding sequence ATGAAACATTTTATTATAGCTTTATCAGTCTTTGGAGTTGCGCAAGGAGCCTTTGCGGGAAAGTACAACTGCAAGAACATTGACTCCATCGTTGAAGATTCGAGTTTAGTAGACTTGACAGGTGAAAGCCTTGAGGCGCTACAAAGTAGAAAAATTCATGGCAATAAGATTATCGTTTCGAAAGAAGGAAAGCGACTTTTCTTGTTTAACGGAGATAATCTTTTGAGAGTCTATAACGTTGCTTTAGGAAGATCGCCATACGGACATAAAACTCAAGAGGGTGATAACAAAACTCCGGAAGGAGTTTATCAGATTGATTTCAAAAAGAAGGATAGTGAATATCATAAAGCTTTGCACGTAAACTATCCGAGCAAAGCAGATATCGAGAGGACTAAAAAAATATCGCTGAAGAAAGGTGTGGAGTTGAGCCCTGGTGGCGACATTATGATTCATGGTCTGCCGAATGACGACACGTCTCGTTTCTTTGTTGATAAAGCTCATCCGGTTATTAACTGGACGCGCGGATGTATTGCCGTGACGAACGAAGAGATCGAGGAGTTATATCAATTAGTTCCGGTAAAAACAGAACTTGAAATCTGTCCGGCTAATGAGCGCGGAGCTCCGAATAGTGCTTTGAGAATCGCAGAAGATATTGGGAAGGAAGAGCAAGACTTAAAATCAATCGCCATCCCAGGTAAAGCACAATAG